TCCAGCGCCTCGCGGGCGACTACGACCCCGCCCGCGGTGCCGAGCAGGTGGCCGACGCGCTCGCCCGCGCCCAGGCCCGCATCGTCGACTACGGCGACGCCCACCGCGCGCTGACCCCGGGCTGGCACGCCGGCACGACGGCGGTCGTCGCGGTGCTGGTCGACGACCACGGCGTGACGAAGTGGCTGCTCGCCAACCTCGGCGACTCCCGGATCTACCGGATCACCGAGGGCCGGCTCGAGCAGGTGAGCGTCGACCACTCCGTCGTCCAGGAGCTGGTCGACGCCGGCGAGATCACCCTCGAGGAGGCCGCCGTCCACCCCGAGCGGCACGTCATCACGCGGGCGCTCGGCAGCCCGGAGGGCATCCAGCCCGACTTCTTCCTGCTCCCGCTCGGCTCGGTCGAGCGCCTGCTGCTGTGCAGCGACGGCGTGACCGGGATGATCGAGGACAAGGAGATCGAGGAGATCCTCGAGAGCGTCCCCGACCCGCGCGACGCGGCCGACCGGCTGGTCCGGGCCGCCGTGGCCGCCGGTGGTCGCGACAACGCCACGGCGATCGTCGTCGATGTGGTGGGATTGGTGAAGGACGCCACCTACGACTCGCAGCGCCAGCTGCAGAGTCTCGAATCCAAGCTGGGGGGACGACAGTGAGCGCAGAGGCCGGCGCAGCGGGCAGGTTCGCGACGGGGGACTGGTACGCCGTGGTCGGCGAGCAGGTCACCGTCCTGCTGCCGAGCAGCCAGCGCGGCCGGGTGGCCGCGCTCTGGGAGCTCGCCGACGGCGGCGCCGACGCCGACACCCTGCTCGACGCCCTGCTCGCCGGCGGGCTGTCCTCGCTCGACCACCTCGCCCTCGTGGCCCGCTCGGACGGCAGCACCCGCGTCCTCGTGCGGGGCGCCCCGTCCGCCCGCGTGGTGTCGGCGGCCGGCGAGTCGGTCCTCACCGCGGAGCCCGGCACGACCTGGCACGAGCAGGTCCTCGCCGGCGAGGTGTCGGTCCGCCTGGCCGTGGCCGGCGACGGTCCGGTCGAGCACACCCTCACCCCCGGCCTGGCCCGGGTGTCGGTCGTCGAGATCGGCCCGGAGCGTGCCGCCGCCGACGACGTACGCCCCCCGGCGCCGGCGGCCGAGCCCGCTCCCGTCGCCGCGCCCGAGCCGACGCCCGAGCCCACTCCCGTCGCCGAGCCCGAGCCCACGCCCGAGCCCACGCCCGAGCCCACGCCCGAGCCCACGCCCGAGCCCGCACCGCCCGTCGCCGACGCCGCGCCGGCACCCGAGCCGGTCGCGGTGCCCGCCGAGCCGATGACGTTCGGCCAGCCCGACGAGGACCCGACGCCGACCGGCGAGACGCCGGCCGTGCAGGATGACTGGGACCGCGACGGGCAGACCGTCGCCGGCCCGCCCGCCCCCGACTTCCAGCGTCCGCCGGTCCCCGGCCAGGAGATCGGCCCGGAGGTGGTGTCCGCGCCCGTCGCCTCGCTGGTGTTCTCCACCGGTGACGTGGTCGCGGTCGACCGCACCGTGCTGGTCGGTCGCGCGCCGGAGGCCCGCCGGTTCGCCTCCCACGACCAGCCCCACGTGGTGACCGTCGCCAGCCCGCACCAGGAGATCTCCTCGACCCACCTCGAGATCCGTCCCGGCGCCGGGGCGGACCACGGCTCGGCCATCGTGACCGACCTGGGCTCGACCAACGGCACCGTGCTCGCGCAGCCCGGCCTCGACCCGGAGGAGCTCACGGCCGGCATCGCCGTCAGCCTGATCCCGGGCGCCGTCCTCGACCTGGGCGACGGCGTCACCATCCAGGTGACCAACCCCTGAGCGACACCACCGTGACCCAGCACCAGCACCCGCACCCGCACCCCGCGCCACCCCGGCAGGAACCGGCGACCACCTACCCGGTCGCCGCTCTCGAGCGCCGCTTCACCGCGTTCGCCGTCGACCGCCTCCTCGGCTGGGGGCTCCTGGTCGCGGCCGGCGTCGTGACCGCGGTGCTCGTCCCCGACGAGCCGTGGACCGTCGTCGGCGTCGTCGCCGGCGCCACCGTGCTGCTCTGGCTCGTCCTCGCCGTCGTGCTGGGCGTGGGCGGCACCTCGCCCGGCAAGGCGATGACCGGCCTCCGCGTGGTCCACCACGGCACGGGCACCCCGATCGGGGTCGGCCCCGCGCTGCTGCGCTCGCTGGTCCTCGGCGCGGCCGGCCTGCCCACGTTCGGGCTCGGGGTCGCGACCCTGGCCTGGACGGCCGTCGAGGACCGCGGCCGGCAACGTCGCGGCTGGCACGACCACCTCGCCCACACCGTGGTCGTCGACGTGCGACCCGTGGTGGAGTCCGCGGTCGACGACGTCGACGACGCGCCGCGCCACATCGTCAACCTGACCGCGATGCGACTGATCCCCGCCCCGCCGGTGGAGGCGGTCCGGACCCCCGAGCGCTCCGAGCACTCGATGCGCCGCCAGCCGCTCCCGCCCGAGGTCACGGCCGCGCCGGCGCCGGCCCGCCAGCCGGTCCCGCAGCCGGTCCAGCCGCCCGTCCGGCAGCCGGTCCACCCTCCCGCGCAGCCTCCGGTGCAGCAGCCGGTTCCCGCGCCTCAGCCGACCCCGCAGCCGACCCCGGCGGCGGCGCCACCGCCCCCGGCCGCGGTGACCCAGCAGCGCCGACCGACCGGGCCGCCCCGGCACGCCGCACCGCCGCCCGGGCAGGCCACGCGCTGGCGCGTCCACTTCGACAACGGCGAGAGCTTCGTCATCGCCGGCCTCGCCCTCGTCGGGCGCCGCCCCGAGGCGCGCAACGGCGAGCAGGTCGCCCACCTCGTGCCGCTCGCGTCCGCCGACATGTCGGTGTCGAAGACCCACGCCCAGTTCGGGCCGGCCCCCGACGGCACCATCGTGGTGATGGACCGGGGCTCCACCAACGGCACGGTCCTCGTGCGCCAGGGCGTCGCGCGCCAGCTGGCGCCGGGCAAGCCCGCGACGCTCCTCGAGGGCGACAAGGTCGTCTACGGCGACCGCGAGATGACGATCTCCCGCGAGGCCTGACCCGTCCCGTGCGCGCCGGCGCCGCTGGCGGCAGGATGGGACGGGTGCCGACCTTCCTCGACCTGCTCTACGACGAGGCGCCGCTGAGCGACTTCGACGCGCACCTCGCCCGGGCCGAGCAGGGGCTCGCCGGCGAGGAGGCGGCGTCCGTGCGCGCGGAGTACGACGTCGCGCTGCGGCTGCGGGACCTGATCACCCGGATGCGGGCGCGCGAGGCCGAGCTCTCGGCGCTCTACGAGACCGCCTCCGACCTCACCGCCATCCGCGACGTCGACACCATCCTGGCCGCGATCGTGCGACGCGCCCGCCAGCTGCTGCACTGCGACATGACCTACCTCTCGCTCAACGACGAGGGCGACGGCGCGTCCTACATGAAGGTCACCGACGGTGCCCTGACGCGTGAGTTCCAGACGTTGCGGCTCCCGCTCGGCACCGGCCTGCTGGGCCTGGTCGCGCAGACCGGCGCCGCGTACTTCACCGAGGACTACGCCCGCGACGAGCGGTTCCTCCACCAGGGCTACATCGACGACGCCGTGGCCGGGGAGCAGATCCGCGCCATCCTCGGGGTGCCCCTGGTGCTGGACGGCGTGGTGATCGGGGCGCTGCTGGCCGTGCACCGCTCCGTGCGGCGCTTCCCGCAGGCCGAGGTCAGCCTGCTGACGTCGTTCGCCGCGCACGCGGTGGTGGCGCTGGAGAACGCCCGTCTGTTCGCCGAGCTCGACGCGGCCAACCGCTCGCTGACCCGCCACACCGAGGCCGTCGACGCCGCCGCGCTGGCCCACGACCGGCTCACCGACCTGCTGGTCGGCGGGGGAGGGGTCGCCGAGGTCGCGGACGTGCTCTCCGGCGTGCTCGGGGGCGCGGTGTCGATCTGGACCCCGTCCGGGGAGCTGCAGGCCGGCGAGGACGCCGGCGTCGCGTGGGCCGACGCGGTGCCCGCGGCGCTGGCCTCGGGCCGCTCCGTCGTCGTCGGGTCGGGGCTGGTCGCCGCCGCCCAGGCCGGCAGCGAGCACGTCGCGACCCTCGTGCTGCGGCGCGACGAGCCGCTCGACCTCGCCGGTCGCCGTACGCTCGAGCGCGGCGCGCTGGTCACCGCCCTGGTGCTGCTGTTCGCCCGGTCGGTCTCCGACGCCGAGGAGCGCCTCGGCGGCCAGCTGCTGGTCGACCTGCTCGAGGGCGACCCGGCGGACCGGAGCCGGCTGCGCGACCGGGTCCGGCGCCACGGCGCCCGCATCGACGGTCCGGTCGTCGTCGCGGCCGCCGCGGTCGACGGCGCGGACCGGCACCGGGCCAGCCGCTCCGTGCTCGCCCTCGCCCGCCGGATGTCGGGCCTGGCCGGGGAGCACCGGGGTGCCCTGGTGCTGGTGGTGCCCGGCGAGGACCCCCACCGCGTCGGGGTCGAGCTGCAGTCCGTCGTCGCCGCCACGGGCAGCACCGCGACCATCGGCGTCGCCGCCACCACCGATGCGCTGCACGACGACCGGCTGGCCCGCGCGCACGGCGAGGCGCTGCGCTGCCTGGACGCCCTCGTGCGGCTCGGTCGCCGCGGGGAGGTCAGCGACCCGGCCGGGCTCGGCGTCGCGCGGCTGCTGCTGGGCGACAACGACCCCGAGCACGTCGACGCCTTCATCGACGCCGCCGTCGGCCCGGTCCGCGACTGGGACGAGCGGCGCGGCACGTCGCTGCTCGTCACCCTCGAGGCGTGGTTCGCCGCCGGCGGTCGGCTCAAGGAGACGGCGGCGGCCCTCCACCTGCACCCCAACACCGTCACCCAGCGCCTCGACCGCGTCGGCGAGCTGCTCGGCCCCGGCTGGCGAGAGCCCGCGCGCTCGCTCGACGTCCAGCTCGCGCTGCGCCTGGCGCGCCTCCAGCGCCCCTGACCTCGTCGGCCCGGGCCCGCCCACCAATCCGGGGTAGTCCAGTGACGGATGGTCGTCGGACGGCACGTCCAGCAACCGTTCGTCACTGGACTACACCCCGTCGGGCAACCACGTGGAGTGGCCCGGCGGCACACGGAACGGCGGCAAGTATGTGGCCGAACACCATGTGCCGTACGTCACTCGCCTCCCTACGGTGATCCCATGACCACCGCCACCCACCCCGTCCGGCCCACGCTCGAGGGCCGCCGCGCGCTCGTCACCGGCGCCGCCAGCGGCATCGGCGCGGCCGTCGCCGCCCGGCTCGCCGCGGCCGGCGCCGAGGTCCACCTGCTCGACCGCGACGAGGAGGGGGTGGCCAAGGTCGCCGCCCAGGTCCACGGCACGCCCCACGTCGTCGACCTCACCGACCCGGCCGCGATCGCGCGCCTCGACCTCGACGTGGACGTCCTGGTCAACAACGCCGGCGTCCAGCACGTCGCGCCCGTCGAGGACTTCGACCCCGAGCGGTTCCGCACCATCCACGCGCTCATGCTGCACGCGCCGTTCCTGCTGGCGCAGCGGGTGCTGCCCGGGATGTACGCCCGCGGCTGGGGCCGGCTGGTGCACGTCTCCAGCGTCCACGGCCACCGCGCCTCGGCGTTCAAGTCCGCCTACGTCAGCGCCAAGCACGGCCTCGAGGGGCTGTCCAAGGTGATCGCGCTCGAGGGCGCCGACCGTGGCGTCACCAGCAACACGGTGTGCCCCGGCTACGTCCGCACGCCCCTCGTCGAGGGGCAGATCGCCGACCAGGCGCGCGCCCACGGCGTGCCCGACGACGAGGTCGTCGACACGGTGCTGCTCGCCCGCACCCCGCTCAAGCGGCTGGTGGAGCCGGAGGAGGTCGCCGACGCGGTCGCCTTCCTCTGCAGCCCCGCCGCCACCTCCATGACCGGCACGTCGCTCCTCCTCGACGGCGGCTGGACCGCCGCCTGACGCCGGCCGCCCGGCCACCACCTCGACACCAGCTCCCGCAGAACCCGATGAAAGGCACGCCCATGACCACCGAGACCACCACGCCCGACCGCCCCGGGGCCACGTCCCCCGGGGCCGATCCCGGCCGGACGAGCATCGTCAAGGTGGTGTTCGCCTCCCTCATCGGCACCGCCGTCGAGTGGTACGACTTCTTCCTCTACGGCTCGGCCGCGGCGCTCGTCTTCGGCACCCTCTTCTTCCCCGACAGCGAGCCCGCCACCGCGACGCTGCTCGCGTTCGGCACCTACGCGCTCGGCTTCGTCGCCCGCCCCCTCGGCGGCGTGGTCTTCGGCCACTTCGGCGACAAGGTCGGCCGCAAGAAGATGCTGGTGTTCTCGCTCTTCCTGATGGGGCTGTCCACGTTCGCGATCGGCCTGCTCCCGACGTACGCCTCGATCGGCATCGCCGCGCCGCTGCTGCTGCTGACCTGCCGGCTGCTCCAGGGCTTCGCGGTGGGCGGCGAGTGGGGCGGGGCGGTGCTGATGGCCGCCGAGCACGGCGACGACTCGCAGCGCGGGTTCTGGTCGTCGTGGCCGCAGGCCGGCGTGGCGCTCGGCAACCTGCTCGCGACCGGCGTGCTGTGGGTGCTGGCCGCCGTGCAGTCCGACGACGCGTTCAACGCGTGGGGCTGGCGCATCCCGTTCCTGCTGAGCGCCGTGCTCGTGGCCGTCGGCCTGTGGGTCCGGCTCTCGGTCGAGGAGTCGCCGGTGTTCGCCGAGGCGAAGTCGGAGCTCGAGACCAAGGAGCAGCCGCACCTGCCGATCCTCGAGGTCTTCCGCAAGTACCCCCGCGAGGTCCTCGTCGCGATGGGCATGCGGATGGCCGAGAACATCTCGTACTACATCTTCACCATCATCTCGATCTCGTTCCTGACCCTCTACGCCGGCACCGCGGACGACAAGCCGCTCATCCTCAAGGCCCTGCTGATCGGCTCGGTCGTGCACTTCGTGACCATCCCGCTCGTCGGTGCGCTCAGCGACCGGGTCGGGCGCCGCCCGCTCTACCTCGTCGGCGCCGTGGGCGTCGCCGCGTGGACCTGGGTCTTCTTCGACCTCATCGCCTCGCGCTCCGAGGGCAAGATCATCCTCGCGATCTGCGTCGGCCTGGTCCTGCACGCGTTCATGTACTCCCCGCAGGCGGCGTTCTTCTCCGAGCTGTTCGGCACCTCGGTGCGCTACACCGGCGCGTCCGTCGGCTACCAGCTCGCCTCGATCTTCGCCGGCGCGCTGGCGCCGATCATCGCCATCGACCTGCTCGGCGACGCGAGCGAGGGGAGCGACAACGTCTCCAAGGTGGCGATCTACATGACGATCGCGTCGGTGCTCACGGTCGTCTCGGTGCTCTTCGCCAAGGAGACCCGGGCGACGTCGCTGCGCCACGACCGGGTGCTCGACAGCTGAGCCCGGCCTGAGGGCCGTACGGGCCGTCGTCCCCCCGGGGGCGGCGGCCCGTCGCCGTGGCTGCCCCGGGTCAGCGGGTGATGGCCACCGGCACCCGGGTCACGCCACCGCGCGCACCGAGCCAGACCAGCTCGCCGTCGTCGAGGCGGCCCGGTCCGCTCGGGCCGGTCGCGGTGACGGTGAACGTCGCGGACTGGCCGGGCGCGAGGCGCACGGCGAGCGGCTGGACCCGCACCCGGTGGGTGGTGAAGCCGCGGGCGGTGACCGAGAAGTACTCCGCGCGGCCGGAGATGTTGGTGACGGTGCGCCGCGCGACGGGCCGACGGGCCTGCAGCAGCACCGAGCTGGTGTTGAGGTCGACCAGGTCGTGGCGGCGCAGGGCGCGGCGCCACGCGCGGAGCGGCACGTCGAGGGCGAGGTGGGCCGTGGGCGCCCGCTGCGGCAGCGCGCCGGAGCCCTGCTCCAGCACGCTCGCGCCGCGGACCGGCTGGGCGGAGGTCGTGACGAGGGAGCGCACCACGGCGGCGGGGAGGTCGCGCTCGCCGAGCACGAGCGCCGCGAGGCCGGCAGCGTGGGCGGTCGCGGCCGAGCTCCCGGTGAAGACGCCCCACGAGCGGCCGCTCGTCCCCGGCAGGGCGCCGAGCACGGCGTCGCCGTCGGCGATGGCGTCGGGCTTCAGGACGGGACCCCGCGGGTCGCCCGAGGCGCTCCACCCGGCGGCGCGGCGGGGTGCGGGCGAGGCGTCGACGCGCCCCAGCCTGATGCGGGTGCCCGGGTGCCGGGCCACCCACCGGACCAGCCGGCGACCCTCCCGGGCCGCGAGGTGGACGGTCGGGACGGCGTGGAAGTCCGCGCTCACCGCGCCTCGGCGCGGGTTGACCAGCACCATCGCGCGGCCTCCCGCACGGGCCACGGCCTCCGACTTGTCGATGCGACCGATGCCGCCGCGCACGCACACCACGACCCGGTCGGCCACCCGGCGCGTGTCGAGGGCGCCGGGCCGGCACTGGGCCGCCGCCGGCGCGCGAGGCGCCGGGAGCAGCGGCGTCGCGGGCGAGCACCGTACGCCCGCGCACGTCGACCGGGCGGCCGCCGCCGGTGAGCGTCGGCCCACCCGCGACGGCGACGCGTCCGCGCGACATCCGCCCCACGGAGGCGCCGACGGTGGTGACCCACGGCGAGACGTGCGCGGCGAACGCGGAGCGCGAGGAGTTGCCGGCCGCGCCGACCACGACGACGTCCGCCTCGGCGGCGCCGAGCAGCGCGCGCTGGAGGGTGTCGATCCCCTCGCCGCCGGCGATCGCCAGGTCGAGCACGTCGACGCCGTCGGCGACCGCCGCGTCGACGGCGCTCACGACGTCGGCGGTCGAGCAGCCGTCACCGGACGGGTCGGGCGCACCCCAACAGGCCTTGTAGGCCGCGACCCGCGCCTGCGGGGCGACGCCGCCGAAGGTCCCGGCGTCACGGCCGTCGACCCGCACGCTGACCCCGGCGTTGCCGGCGGCGACGGAGGCCACCTGGGTGCCGTGGCCGAGGTCGTCACGGGCCGACAGGGTCTCGGAGGTGCGGACCCGGTCGCGGCCGAAGCCCTCGACGAACCAGCGGGCACCGACGACCTTGCGCGTGCACTCGTCCTGCGACCACCCCTCGCCGGCCATGCAGACGCCGTTGAACCCGTCGGGCGAGGCGCCGAGGCCCGGGACGGCGGCGAAGGCGGGGGAGTCGGGTGCGATGCCGGAGTCGACGACGCCGATGACCACGCCGGCGCCGCCGCGCAGGCGTGGGCTGCCGGTGGCAGCACGGACCGTCGCGAGGCTCGTGCGGCCGGCGAGCGGCCGGACCTCGTCGGCCTCGATCACGGCGACCCCGGGCTGCTGGTCGAGCGCGCGGACCTGGGTGTCGGTGAGGGGGGCGGCGAAGCCGTTGAGGGCCGTCGTCCAGCGGTAGGCGGGCTCGCCGGCCCCGATCGCCGCGAGCACGGCGTCCTGGCGGGCGAGCAGCTCCTCGGCGCCGCGGTCGCCGCCGGCGGTGCCGGGTCCGTTGAGGGTCACGAGGGTCAGGGGTCCGTCGCCCGGGCTGGCCGAGGCGTCGTCGGGCAGGGCGACCAGCGAGGCGGTGACCGCCGTCGCCAGTGCGGCCAGCCCGCAGCCGAGGACCCGTCCCACCGATCGTGCCCGCACCGTGCCTCACCCTGTCCTGCTCGTCGTCGACTGTGCCGTGGACGCGGCCGTCCGACGTCCCACGAGTGTTCCATGGTCCCAGCAGCACCGTCACCCCCCAACTCCGGCCGGGGACAACCCGTTGGTGGGCTGTCGGTCGGGCCGCCTATCCTGTGCCCGCGCCCGTGAGTCCGCGGTCGTGTGGCAGCTGACCGGAGTGGAGTGGACCGTGCCCAGTGGCAAGGTGAAGTGGTTCGACGCGGAGAAGGGCTTCGGCTTCCTGTCCCAGGACGACGGGCCGGACGTCTACGTCCACTCCGACGCGCTCCCCGAGGGCACCGGCGCGCTCAAGGCCGGCACCAAGGTCGAGTTCGGCATCGCCCAGGGTCGCCGCGGCGACCAGGCGCTCCAGGTCCGGGTGCTCGACGCGCCCGCCTCGGTCGCCCGCAACCAGCGCAACGCCCAGCGCAAGCACCCCGAGGCGATGGTGACCATCGTCGAGGACCTCATCCGGATGCTCGAGGGCGTCGAGGAGACCTACCGCCGCGGCCGGCACCCCGAGCGGGCCGCCGCCCGCGGGACGGCGAAGGTGCTGCGCGCCCTCGCCGACGAGCTCGAGCTCTGACCCCTCGGCCGACGCCCGCGCGGCTCAGGCCGCTGGCGTCGGGCGGGCGCCGCGCGACGCCTTGCCGAGCAGCACGAAGCTCGCCCACGCCCCCAGCACGCCGGCGGCGATGCCGAGCCCGAGCTGCGGCATCAGCGGCATCGCGATGCCCACGAACCCGCCGATCACCCACGCGAGCTGGAGCGTGGTGTCGGAGCGCGCGAACGCGCTGGCCTGCACCCGGCTGGGGATGTCGCGCTGGATGGTCGAGTCGAGCGAGAGCTTGGCCAGCGCCTGCGCCAGGCCCGCGGTGAGCCCGAGCAGCACGAGCGACACGAGGCCGTAGAACAGCGCCGCGACCACCGCCACGGCGCAGTCGGCCAGCAGCGCGAGGACCACCGTGACCGACGGGTTGAGCCGGCGCAGCAGGGAGCCGATGGTGATGCCCAGCGTGTTGCCGAGGCCGGCCGCGCCGATCACCAGTCCGAGCAGCACCTCCGGACGCCAGTCGCCGATCGGGTTCTCGCGCAGCAGGAACGCCATGAACATGGTGAGGAACCCCGACAGCCATCGGGGACCGCAGTTGGCGCGCAGCGCGAAGGCGACCGCCGACGGGATGCGGGTGCGCGTACGCCGCCCGGGGCGCGACTCCGTCTCCTCGCCGGCCAGCACCATCTCGCCCTCGCCCTGGCTGGCGTCGACCTTGTCGGGCAGCCGGATCGCCCAGATCGTGGCGAGCACGAAGACGACGAAGGCGTAGCGCAGCGACCACTCCGGCCCGAACGTGGAGGCGAGCACGGCGAGCGGCGCCGACACGCCCGCGCCGACGACGCCCGCCAGCGAGACCCGGGCGTTGGCCTTGACGAGGGTGAGGTCGGGCGGCAGCAGGCGCGGCACGGCGGCGGCACGGGTCACGCCGTAGGCCTTGGACGCGACCAGCACGCCGAGCGCGGCGGGGAACAGCCACGCCGACTCGGTCACCACCGCCGTCGCCAGGACCCAGCACAGGAAGCTGCGGATGGCCATCGTCGCGCCGACCGCCCAGCGCCGGCCGTGGCTGAAGCGGTCGAGGAACGGGCCGATCAGCGGGGCGACGATCGCGAAGGGGAGCATGGTCAGGCCCAGGAACAGCGCGACCTGCCCGCGCGCCTCGCCGGTGGGGACCTGGAAGAAGAGGGTGCCGGCCAGCGAGATCGCCACCGCCGCGTCGCCCGCGGCGTTGAAGGCATGCAGCTCGATCAGGCGGGAGAGGCCGGAGTCGCCAGCACCCTCGGCGCGCGCGGCGCGCCGGGCCTGGGAGACGGCGTAGTGCCCGGCCGTCCCGGCCCCGCGCCCGGCGACGCGGGCGCCGCGCCCGGCCGCCCTCGCGCCACGGGCCGCGCCGGCCAGGGAGCGCCGCACCGTGCCGGGGCGCGCGGCGGCGGGCCCGGCAGCGCCCACGCGCCGGTCGGTGGGGGCCTGATCGGCCTCGTCCACCCCGTGGCCCGGGGTGGGGTCGGGGCGGTCGGAGGTCACGGCACCATCTTGGCCTACGCACCCGACAGCGTCGGCGCGGACGCCCCGCAGGCACTCCCGACGGGACAGGAGGTGGAGCCGTTTGCGATGATGCGGAGGTGATCGCACTCCCCACCCGCGCCGGCAAGCCGGACGCCGCCCTCGCCAAGGCCGTCGACGTGGCCCGCGGCATCGTGCTGGAGGTCGCCGAGCCGTCGGAGGTGGGCGACCACCTCGGCGCGCGCGCCGAGGGCGAGCGCGTGGTCACCCACCACTTCGCCTGCTCGCGGCCGGGCTACCCCGGCTGGTACTGGTCGGTGACGCTGACCCGCGCCAAGCGCGGCAAGGACGTGACCGTCAACGAGGTCGTGCTGCTGCCCGGCGACGACGCGATCGTGGCGCCCGCGTGGGTGCCCTACAAGGAGCGGATCAAGCCCGGCGACCTCTCGCCCGGTGACCTGCTCCCGGTCGAGGACGAGGACCCGCGCCTGGTCCCGACCTACCTCGTCGGCGACGACCCGCTCGACCCGCCGATGGACGGCGACGCCCGCGCGCAGGTGCGTCGGGTCGCCGAGGACCTCGGGCTCGGGCGCGTGCGCACCCTCAGTCGCGAGGGCATCGACATGGCCGCCGAGCGCTGGTACGCCGGTGACGGCGGGCCCGACGCCCCGGTGGCGCGGAGCGCGCCGCTGAGCTGCACGTCGTGCGGCTTCCTGATGCGCCTCAACGGCTCGCTGGCCGAGTCGTTCGGCGTGTGCGCCAACGGCAACGCCAACGACGACGGCCGCGTGGTCTCCCTCGACCACGGCTGCGGCGCCCACTCCGAGGTCAAGCTGGCCCGCAAGCAGCAGC
Above is a genomic segment from Nocardioides okcheonensis containing:
- a CDS encoding MFS transporter produces the protein MTTETTTPDRPGATSPGADPGRTSIVKVVFASLIGTAVEWYDFFLYGSAAALVFGTLFFPDSEPATATLLAFGTYALGFVARPLGGVVFGHFGDKVGRKKMLVFSLFLMGLSTFAIGLLPTYASIGIAAPLLLLTCRLLQGFAVGGEWGGAVLMAAEHGDDSQRGFWSSWPQAGVALGNLLATGVLWVLAAVQSDDAFNAWGWRIPFLLSAVLVAVGLWVRLSVEESPVFAEAKSELETKEQPHLPILEVFRKYPREVLVAMGMRMAENISYYIFTIISISFLTLYAGTADDKPLILKALLIGSVVHFVTIPLVGALSDRVGRRPLYLVGAVGVAAWTWVFFDLIASRSEGKIILAICVGLVLHAFMYSPQAAFFSELFGTSVRYTGASVGYQLASIFAGALAPIIAIDLLGDASEGSDNVSKVAIYMTIASVLTVVSVLFAKETRATSLRHDRVLDS
- a CDS encoding PP2C family protein-serine/threonine phosphatase; its protein translation is MKNVDLHHGASSDVGLVRKVNEDSYLVAPPVFVVADGMGGHSGGDVASQMVVEEFQRLAGDYDPARGAEQVADALARAQARIVDYGDAHRALTPGWHAGTTAVVAVLVDDHGVTKWLLANLGDSRIYRITEGRLEQVSVDHSVVQELVDAGEITLEEAAVHPERHVITRALGSPEGIQPDFFLLPLGSVERLLLCSDGVTGMIEDKEIEEILESVPDPRDAADRLVRAAVAAGGRDNATAIVVDVVGLVKDATYDSQRQLQSLESKLGGRQ
- a CDS encoding cold-shock protein gives rise to the protein MPSGKVKWFDAEKGFGFLSQDDGPDVYVHSDALPEGTGALKAGTKVEFGIAQGRRGDQALQVRVLDAPASVARNQRNAQRKHPEAMVTIVEDLIRMLEGVEETYRRGRHPERAAARGTAKVLRALADELEL
- a CDS encoding 3-hydroxybutyrate dehydrogenase, whose translation is MTTATHPVRPTLEGRRALVTGAASGIGAAVAARLAAAGAEVHLLDRDEEGVAKVAAQVHGTPHVVDLTDPAAIARLDLDVDVLVNNAGVQHVAPVEDFDPERFRTIHALMLHAPFLLAQRVLPGMYARGWGRLVHVSSVHGHRASAFKSAYVSAKHGLEGLSKVIALEGADRGVTSNTVCPGYVRTPLVEGQIADQARAHGVPDDEVVDTVLLARTPLKRLVEPEEVADAVAFLCSPAATSMTGTSLLLDGGWTAA
- a CDS encoding PA domain-containing protein; translated protein: MADRVVVCVRGGIGRIDKSEAVARAGGRAMVLVNPRRGAVSADFHAVPTVHLAAREGRRLVRWVARHPGTRIRLGRVDASPAPRRAAGWSASGDPRGPVLKPDAIADGDAVLGALPGTSGRSWGVFTGSSAATAHAAGLAALVLGERDLPAAVVRSLVTTSAQPVRGASVLEQGSGALPQRAPTAHLALDVPLRAWRRALRRHDLVDLNTSSVLLQARRPVARRTVTNISGRAEYFSVTARGFTTHRVRVQPLAVRLAPGQSATFTVTATGPSGPGRLDDGELVWLGARGGVTRVPVAITR
- a CDS encoding FHA domain-containing protein, which translates into the protein MSAEAGAAGRFATGDWYAVVGEQVTVLLPSSQRGRVAALWELADGGADADTLLDALLAGGLSSLDHLALVARSDGSTRVLVRGAPSARVVSAAGESVLTAEPGTTWHEQVLAGEVSVRLAVAGDGPVEHTLTPGLARVSVVEIGPERAAADDVRPPAPAAEPAPVAAPEPTPEPTPVAEPEPTPEPTPEPTPEPTPEPAPPVADAAPAPEPVAVPAEPMTFGQPDEDPTPTGETPAVQDDWDRDGQTVAGPPAPDFQRPPVPGQEIGPEVVSAPVASLVFSTGDVVAVDRTVLVGRAPEARRFASHDQPHVVTVASPHQEISSTHLEIRPGAGADHGSAIVTDLGSTNGTVLAQPGLDPEELTAGIAVSLIPGAVLDLGDGVTIQVTNP
- a CDS encoding RDD family protein, producing the protein MTQHQHPHPHPAPPRQEPATTYPVAALERRFTAFAVDRLLGWGLLVAAGVVTAVLVPDEPWTVVGVVAGATVLLWLVLAVVLGVGGTSPGKAMTGLRVVHHGTGTPIGVGPALLRSLVLGAAGLPTFGLGVATLAWTAVEDRGRQRRGWHDHLAHTVVVDVRPVVESAVDDVDDAPRHIVNLTAMRLIPAPPVEAVRTPERSEHSMRRQPLPPEVTAAPAPARQPVPQPVQPPVRQPVHPPAQPPVQQPVPAPQPTPQPTPAAAPPPPAAVTQQRRPTGPPRHAAPPPGQATRWRVHFDNGESFVIAGLALVGRRPEARNGEQVAHLVPLASADMSVSKTHAQFGPAPDGTIVVMDRGSTNGTVLVRQGVARQLAPGKPATLLEGDKVVYGDREMTISREA
- a CDS encoding helix-turn-helix domain-containing protein, whose product is MGRVPTFLDLLYDEAPLSDFDAHLARAEQGLAGEEAASVRAEYDVALRLRDLITRMRAREAELSALYETASDLTAIRDVDTILAAIVRRARQLLHCDMTYLSLNDEGDGASYMKVTDGALTREFQTLRLPLGTGLLGLVAQTGAAYFTEDYARDERFLHQGYIDDAVAGEQIRAILGVPLVLDGVVIGALLAVHRSVRRFPQAEVSLLTSFAAHAVVALENARLFAELDAANRSLTRHTEAVDAAALAHDRLTDLLVGGGGVAEVADVLSGVLGGAVSIWTPSGELQAGEDAGVAWADAVPAALASGRSVVVGSGLVAAAQAGSEHVATLVLRRDEPLDLAGRRTLERGALVTALVLLFARSVSDAEERLGGQLLVDLLEGDPADRSRLRDRVRRHGARIDGPVVVAAAAVDGADRHRASRSVLALARRMSGLAGEHRGALVLVVPGEDPHRVGVELQSVVAATGSTATIGVAATTDALHDDRLARAHGEALRCLDALVRLGRRGEVSDPAGLGVARLLLGDNDPEHVDAFIDAAVGPVRDWDERRGTSLLVTLEAWFAAGGRLKETAAALHLHPNTVTQRLDRVGELLGPGWREPARSLDVQLALRLARLQRP